CCACGGCCCCAAGCCCCGGGACTACTCGCAGCGCATCTCCAAGAAGGAGAAGGCGCTGGCGCTGAACGGCGCACTGACGGTCCGTCTTCGCGAGGGCGCAGTGAAGGTCGTTGAGTTCCCGACCCTCGACAGGCCGGAGACCAAGCGTGCGGTCCAGCTGCTGGAGCAGTGGGGTTGCCAGGGCAAGGTACTGTTGGTCGTAGGTTCCGAGCGTCTGGACGACAACCTGTTCCTGTCGCTCCGCAACCTGGGACACGTCCTGGCGGTTTCGTCGCCGACGGCCTACCGGGTGCTGGCGGCGGACACGATCATCATCTCCAAGTCGGCCTTCGACGAAGCTAAAGAGGAGGCCAAATGAGCGCCCGCGACGTAATTCTCAGGCCGGTTGTGAGCGAGAAGTCCTACGCCCTGATCGACGAGAACTCGTACACGTTTCTGGTTCACCCCGACGCCAACAAGGTGCAGATCCGCCAGGCGGTCGAGGAGATCTGGGGAGTCAAGGTTTTGAAGGTCAACACCCAGAACCGCAGCGGGAAGGTCAAGGCCACCCGTATGGGCAAGGGAAAGCGGAAGAACACTCGCCGGGCAATCGTGAAGCTTGCCGAAGGCGACAAGATCGAGCTGTTCGAGACCAGGTAGGGGATAGGTAATGGGAGTACGTAAGTCAAGGCCGACCACTCCTGGCCGGCGCGGTATGTCGCACTCGACCTTTTCCGAGGTTACCCGCGACCACCCCGAGAAGAGCCTGGTCAGGCCCAACCCCAAAAAGGCAGGGCGTAACGTCCACGGTCGTATCACCACGCGCCACCAGGGCGGCGGTCACAAGCGCAAGTACCGGGTTATCGACTTCCGTCGCAACAAGGATGGGATTCCGGCACGGGTCGCCGAGATCGAGTACGACCCGAACCGCAACGCGCGCATCGCGCTGCTTAACTACGTGGACGGAGAGAAGCGCTACATCCTCTGCCCGAACAAGGTTTCCGTGGGTGACAAGCTGCAGAGCGGCGTCGGGTCCGAGATCCGGCCCGGCAATGCGCTGGCGCTGGCGAACATCCCGCTCGGCACCGTCGTGCACAACGTCGAGCTGACGCCGGGAGGCGGCGGCAAGATGGCACGCTCCGCCGGGACGTCGGTGCAGCTGGTGGCCAAGGAAGGCAAGATGGCAACGCTGCGTCTTCCCTCAACCGAGGTTCGCCGGGTGCCGGTCGACTGCAAGGCGACCATCGGCGAGGTGGGCAACGCAGAGTTCGAGCTGATCTCCATCGGCAAGGCAGGACGTAACCGCTGGAAGAACAAGCGGCCGGGCGTCCGAGGCGTGGCCATGAACCCCGTCGACCACCCGCTGGGTGGAGGCGAGGGCAAAGCTTCAGGTGGGCGTCACCCGACGTCGCCCTGGGGCAAGAAGGAAGGCCGCACCCGCAAGGAAGGCAAGTACTCGGACGACGCCATCCTGCGCCGTCGTGGAAGCAAGAGAGGCTAACTATGAGCGCAGCGAATATCCAAGCCTTGCCTTTTACTGTCCGCAGCGACGAAGGAGCGTAGGCAGTGCCTAGGTCTATGAAGAAGGGTCCCTTTGTGGACGACCATCTCCTGAAGAAGGTTGATGAGCAGAACAAGCGCGGAGAGAAGCGTGTGATCAAGACCTGGTCCCGCCGCTCCACGCTCATTCCCGACATGGTCGGCCACACTCTGGCCGTTCACGACGGGCGCAAGCACGTACCTGTGTACGTCACCGAGTCGATGGTTGGTCACAAGCTGGGCGAGTTCGCACTCACCCGGACCTTCCGGACACACGGCCACCACACCGAGAAGAGCACGAGGCTCAAGTAATGGCAAAGGCAGCTGTTCAGACATACAAGGCCGGGGCGAAGTTCATTCGCATCAGCCCCTACAAGGTGCGCGAGGTCGCGGCCATCATCAAGGGCATGCACGTCGACGAGGCGCGCCGCATCCTGGCCTTCACTCCGAAGGCTGCCAGCTTTGAGATGAGCAAAATTCTCGAGAGCGCCATTGCGAACGCCGAGCACAACTTCCAGGTGCCGCAGGAGGAGTTGTACGTTAGGTTTGTCTCAGCGGACGAAGGCGTGACCATCAAGCGGTTCCGCCCCCGTGCGCAGGGCCGTGGTTTCCGGATCCGCAAGCGGACCTCGCACATCCAGCTCGAGCTCGAGCGCAGGGTCGGCGAGGTCGTCGAGAAGCCCCGCCGGGCTACCAAGGGAGCGACCAAGCCGGCTACGCCGAAGGGCGGAACGAAGGCCGACGCAACCGACAAGGGAAGCGCCCAGTCAAAGGGCGGTTCCAAGCCCAAGCCGGATCCCAAGGCAAAGGTCAAGTCGGCGGAAGAGAAGCCGGGGGCGGCAAAAGCCAAGGCAACTCCCTCCGAAACCAAGGCGGCCGAGGGTCGCTCGACTTCAAAAACATCGGCCGGCTCGACTTCAAAAGCCACCGCAAAGTCGGAGCCCGCTAAGGCCTCCACCAAAACCAAAAAAGAAGGTAACTGATGGGTCAGAAGGTACATCCGTAC
The sequence above is drawn from the Actinomycetota bacterium genome and encodes:
- the rplD gene encoding 50S ribosomal protein L4 translates to MADTKTSAPKAPLFGADGKQKGDFDLPETYDIEPNVPVMHAVVTAQLAAARSGTSSTKTRGEVRGGGVRPWRQKGTGRARHGSIREPQWVGGGVAHGPKPRDYSQRISKKEKALALNGALTVRLREGAVKVVEFPTLDRPETKRAVQLLEQWGCQGKVLLVVGSERLDDNLFLSLRNLGHVLAVSSPTAYRVLAADTIIISKSAFDEAKEEAK
- the rplW gene encoding 50S ribosomal protein L23, whose translation is MSARDVILRPVVSEKSYALIDENSYTFLVHPDANKVQIRQAVEEIWGVKVLKVNTQNRSGKVKATRMGKGKRKNTRRAIVKLAEGDKIELFETR
- the rplB gene encoding 50S ribosomal protein L2; this translates as MGVRKSRPTTPGRRGMSHSTFSEVTRDHPEKSLVRPNPKKAGRNVHGRITTRHQGGGHKRKYRVIDFRRNKDGIPARVAEIEYDPNRNARIALLNYVDGEKRYILCPNKVSVGDKLQSGVGSEIRPGNALALANIPLGTVVHNVELTPGGGGKMARSAGTSVQLVAKEGKMATLRLPSTEVRRVPVDCKATIGEVGNAEFELISIGKAGRNRWKNKRPGVRGVAMNPVDHPLGGGEGKASGGRHPTSPWGKKEGRTRKEGKYSDDAILRRRGSKRG
- the rpsS gene encoding 30S ribosomal protein S19, yielding MPRSMKKGPFVDDHLLKKVDEQNKRGEKRVIKTWSRRSTLIPDMVGHTLAVHDGRKHVPVYVTESMVGHKLGEFALTRTFRTHGHHTEKSTRLK
- the rplV gene encoding 50S ribosomal protein L22, which encodes MAKAAVQTYKAGAKFIRISPYKVREVAAIIKGMHVDEARRILAFTPKAASFEMSKILESAIANAEHNFQVPQEELYVRFVSADEGVTIKRFRPRAQGRGFRIRKRTSHIQLELERRVGEVVEKPRRATKGATKPATPKGGTKADATDKGSAQSKGGSKPKPDPKAKVKSAEEKPGAAKAKATPSETKAAEGRSTSKTSAGSTSKATAKSEPAKASTKTKKEGN